Within Cellulophaga sp. L1A9, the genomic segment TTGATGATGTTTCGTTTGCCTACGAGGAAGATAAAGATGTACTCCATAATATAAATTTTGAAGTTAATTCTGGTGATGTAGTTGCCTTAGTAGGTAGTTCTGGCTCCGGAAAATCTACCATTGCAGGCTTAGCCGCTACTTTTTTAAATCCGCAATCGGGTATGATTACTATTGATGGCAATGATGTATCCAAGGTGAACCTTAACAGCTACCGAAAAAATCTTGGTGTAGTATTACAAGATGAATTTTTATTTGAAGGTACTATTCGTCAAAATATTTTATTCCCAAGACCCAATGCTACTGAAGAAGAATTGCAAGCTGCTGTTAAGGCTGCTTATGTTAATGAATTTACAGATCGTTTTGAAAAAGGTTTAGATACATTGATTGGAGAACGCGGTGTAAAATTATCTGGGGGTCAGCGTCAAAGAATTGCCATTGCTAGAGCTGTTTTAGCAAATCCTAAAATATTAATTTTAGATGAAGCGACGTCTAACTTAGATACGGAAAGCGAAGCCTTAATTCAAAAAAGTTTAGCCATGTTAACCGAAGGAAGAACTACGTTTGTCATTGCCCACAGATTAAGTACCATTCGTAAAGCTAATCAAATATTAGTCATTGAAAATGGTAGGATTGCAGAGCAAGGAACGCATGACGATTTAATCGCTAAAGAAGGGCGTTACTATAATTTGTTTACGTATCAAGCGAGAATATAAAACATAAAAAAGGCTAGTTTAATACGATAGTATCGTTTTAAACTAGCCTTTTAAAATTCTGGATAGGTATTTTCTAACTCTCTGGAGCTAATTCTATTTCTAAGCCTTCTAAATCGTCCGTAAGGTGAATTTGACATCCTAAACGGCTGTTATCTTTAACATTAAAAGCTTCTGCTAACATAGCATCTTCATCATCAGATTTTTCTGGTAAGGATACATCATTTAACACATAACATTGGCAAGAAGCGCACATTGCCATCCCACCACAAACACCAATAGTACCTTCTGGAGCTAATTCGTAAGCACGAACCAATTCCATAACATTCATGTTCATATCTGTTGGCGCATCTACTTCGTGTGCGACCCCTTCTCGATCTATAATTTTTATTTTTATATCGGCCATGGTTACTTCATATTAAAAATTCCCGTAGATTTTTTAAGTCCAAGGGAATACTACTTTATTTTATTTCTAACTAACTACCCTATATTTATGACCTCTTCTATTTGAGGAGCATACTTTTTTATGGTCATTTCAACACCACTCTTTAAGGTCATCTGATTCACAGAACACCCAATACAAGCACCTTCTAATTTAACTTTAACAGAAGTATCATTATCAATAGAAACTAATGAAATATCACCACCATCACTTTGTAAAAAAGGTCGGATTTCTTCCAACGCTTTTTCAACATTTAATCTTAATTCTTCTGATGTCATAATTATTTCTTTTTTACCGGCGAACAACCTGCCATAGTAGTTATTTTAATTGCCTCTGTAGGCGGTAGCTCTTCATTTCTGTTCACTACTTCTTGCACCACATTTTTAGTAATTTCTTCAAAAGCATTCGCTATTGGCGTTCCTTCTTGCATTGCCGCTGGCCTACCAACATCCCCTGCTTCTCGTATGCTTTGCACTAAAGGAATCTCTCCTAAAAATGGCACCTTCAAATCCTCAGATAAATGCTTAGCACCTTCTTTTCCAAAAATATAATACTTATTATCCGGAAGCTCTTCTGGTGTAAAATACGCCATATTTTCAACGATACCTAACACCGGAACGTTAATAGAGTCTTGTTGAAACATGGCAACACCCTTACGCGCATCTGCCAAAGCAACCTCCTGCGGAGTACTTACCACTACAGCACCAGTAACTGGCATTGCTTGCATGATACTCAAATGAATATCTCCTGTTCCTGGAGGTAAATCAATCAACATAAAGTCTATTTCTCCCCAATGTGCATCAAAAATCATTTGATTTAATGCTTTAGACGCCATTGGCCCTCTCCATATAACTGCTTGATTAGGCTGGGTAAAAAAGCCTATAGAAAGCAACTTAACACCATAACTTTCTACGGGTTTCATTTTAGACTTACCTTCTATCGTTACTGCTAAAGGTTTCTCCATAGCAACATCAAACATGATTGGCATTGATGGCCCGTAAATATCGGCATCTAATAAACCAACCTTAAAACCCATTTTAGCTAAGGTTACCGCTAAATTTGCAGTCACTGTAGATTTCCCTACACCACCTTTCCCTGAGGCAATAGCTATAATATTTTTAATTCCAGGAAGTGGCTTCCCTTTTATTTCGTTAGTCTTAGGCTTATCTGCAGCTGCAGGAGCTTCTACCTTAACGTTAATTTTTATTTTCGCTTTTTCGTAAACCTCTTTATGGATGATCTTTAAAATTTCAACTTCTGTCTTTTTTCTTGCTTGAAGACTTGGGTTGGCTATGGTAACGTCTATCTCTACTTCATCACCAAAAATTTGAATATTTTTTACAGCACCGCTTTCTACCATGTTTTTACCTTCTCCTGGTACTGTAATTTGCTCTAAAGCTTTAAGAACATCTTTTTTTTCTAATTTCATCTGAGTGTTTTACTGCTGTTTATTTGTAAGACGTAATTTTCATGAATTCATTTCAAAAAAACTCAAAAAAGAGTCCTAGAATTACGCAATTAAATTATGATGTAATAAATCAAAATTTATCCTACAAAGATACGGTTTAGAAAGTATATTAAGAAAACTAGAAATTGAAATATAACATTGTTAGATAAGATTCGTTTATTTGGTACTTTATCTTATTATTTGTGTTCTAAGCTTATGCTTAAAGCTCCGTATTTAACTCTAAAAATGGATCCCAAAAAAGCACATCCAGATTTTGTATTTGGTTTTCTACCACTTCCACACCTTCGTTTTCTAAAAGTTGTTGCATAAGGTTAGTTCCATCAAAATGATGCTTCCCTGTTAACAACCCTTTTTTATTAACTACTCTGTGTGCAGGAATATCTTCCATATTATGAGAGGCATTCATTGCCCAACCCACCATACGTGCGCTTCTGGCAGCACCCAAATATTTTGCAATTGCACCATACGAGGTAACACGACCATGTGGGATTAACTTGGCCACTTCATAGACTTTCTGAAAGAAATTTTGATTCTCTTCTTTCATCCTCAATGATTAATTATTCTGAATATTGTAAT encodes:
- a CDS encoding MGMT family protein, with product MKEENQNFFQKVYEVAKLIPHGRVTSYGAIAKYLGAARSARMVGWAMNASHNMEDIPAHRVVNKKGLLTGKHHFDGTNLMQQLLENEGVEVVENQIQNLDVLFWDPFLELNTEL
- a CDS encoding 2Fe-2S iron-sulfur cluster-binding protein codes for the protein MADIKIKIIDREGVAHEVDAPTDMNMNVMELVRAYELAPEGTIGVCGGMAMCASCQCYVLNDVSLPEKSDDEDAMLAEAFNVKDNSRLGCQIHLTDDLEGLEIELAPES
- a CDS encoding Mrp/NBP35 family ATP-binding protein yields the protein MKLEKKDVLKALEQITVPGEGKNMVESGAVKNIQIFGDEVEIDVTIANPSLQARKKTEVEILKIIHKEVYEKAKIKINVKVEAPAAADKPKTNEIKGKPLPGIKNIIAIASGKGGVGKSTVTANLAVTLAKMGFKVGLLDADIYGPSMPIMFDVAMEKPLAVTIEGKSKMKPVESYGVKLLSIGFFTQPNQAVIWRGPMASKALNQMIFDAHWGEIDFMLIDLPPGTGDIHLSIMQAMPVTGAVVVSTPQEVALADARKGVAMFQQDSINVPVLGIVENMAYFTPEELPDNKYYIFGKEGAKHLSEDLKVPFLGEIPLVQSIREAGDVGRPAAMQEGTPIANAFEEITKNVVQEVVNRNEELPPTEAIKITTMAGCSPVKKK
- a CDS encoding NifU family protein; its protein translation is MTSEELRLNVEKALEEIRPFLQSDGGDISLVSIDNDTSVKVKLEGACIGCSVNQMTLKSGVEMTIKKYAPQIEEVINIG